A DNA window from Alicyclobacillus vulcanalis contains the following coding sequences:
- a CDS encoding MFS transporter, with protein sequence MVDPVSLPAKRVSAARILVSSGLGLLFDAFDVGILSYVLVVLAKQWHLTHTVTGLVGSVSSLGMAVGSALAGLLADRFGRRSLFLVTILIYSLATGLSAFAAGIGIFFVLRFFVGFGLGGELPVATTYVLESSPDEVRARRVVFLESFWAVGSLAAALVSYFVIPTSGWRVVFLIGAIPALYTIVLRFALPEAPRYARLERRSTLGESIRNIWSRKLGRRSFVASVVWFVMNYSYYGMFLWLPSVLYDKGYSLVHSLGYSLIMTLAQIPGYMTAAWLVERWGRKRTLVTAMILTALSALAFGFAWNTASLVVFGLCLSFFMLAAFAGTYAFTVEQFPTMFRATGMGWAAGFGRFGSAIAPFATGWLLGAHLGYGWVFGVFFAVLLIGFIIVTALGKETKGVALE encoded by the coding sequence TGTTCGACGCGTTTGACGTGGGCATCCTGTCGTACGTCCTCGTGGTCCTGGCGAAACAGTGGCACCTGACGCACACGGTGACCGGCCTCGTCGGAAGTGTGAGTTCCCTCGGTATGGCCGTGGGATCCGCTCTCGCAGGTCTGTTGGCCGACCGCTTCGGCAGGCGCTCCTTGTTCCTCGTGACCATTCTGATCTACAGCCTCGCGACGGGCCTATCCGCGTTCGCAGCTGGCATCGGCATCTTCTTCGTGCTGCGGTTTTTTGTCGGCTTCGGACTCGGCGGAGAGCTGCCCGTTGCCACGACATACGTGCTCGAGTCTTCGCCGGACGAAGTCCGCGCCCGCCGCGTGGTGTTCCTCGAGTCGTTTTGGGCGGTGGGCTCTCTGGCCGCCGCGCTCGTGTCGTACTTCGTGATTCCAACCTCCGGCTGGCGCGTGGTGTTTCTCATCGGCGCCATCCCTGCGCTGTACACCATCGTGTTGCGCTTCGCCCTGCCGGAAGCCCCGCGTTACGCGCGCCTGGAGCGCCGGAGCACGCTCGGTGAATCGATTCGCAACATCTGGTCGCGCAAGCTGGGCCGCCGCTCGTTCGTGGCATCCGTCGTGTGGTTCGTGATGAATTACAGTTATTACGGCATGTTTTTGTGGCTGCCGTCCGTGCTCTACGACAAGGGGTACTCCCTCGTCCACAGCTTGGGATACTCGCTCATCATGACACTCGCTCAGATTCCAGGATACATGACGGCCGCATGGCTTGTCGAACGGTGGGGACGCAAGCGAACGCTCGTCACCGCCATGATCCTCACGGCGCTCTCGGCGCTTGCGTTTGGCTTTGCATGGAACACAGCGTCGCTTGTCGTCTTCGGGCTGTGTCTATCGTTCTTCATGCTCGCGGCCTTCGCCGGCACGTACGCGTTCACCGTCGAACAGTTCCCGACGATGTTTCGAGCGACGGGCATGGGGTGGGCGGCCGGATTTGGCCGATTCGGCAGTGCCATCGCACCGTTTGCCACCGGCTGGCTGCTCGGTGCGCACCTCGGTTACGGATGGGTGTTTGGGGTGTTTTTCGCTGTGCTGCTCATTGGCTTTATCATCGTGACAGCGCTCGGCAAAGAGACGAAGGGCGTGGCCTTGGAGTAA